In Chelonia mydas isolate rCheMyd1 chromosome 20, rCheMyd1.pri.v2, whole genome shotgun sequence, a single genomic region encodes these proteins:
- the PRDX2 gene encoding peroxiredoxin-2, with product MEQPSPAGGVEGVAIRPGCRLAASRARAAEVEGVFAVIARSDEDMASGNAHIGKPAPGFHAMAVVDGAFKEIKLSDYRGKYVVLFFYPLDFTFVCPTEIIAFSEHAEAFRKLHCEVLGASVDSHFTHLAWVNTPRKEGGLGTIKIPLLSDLTRSMAMDYGVLKEDEGIAYRGLFIIDSKGVLRQITVNDLPVGRSVEEALRLVQAFQYTDTHGEVCPAGWQPGSDTIKPTVKDSKDYFAKQH from the exons ATGGAGCAGCCCAGCCCGGCCGGGGGCGTGGAGGGGGTGGCTATAAGACCCGGCTGCAGGCTGGCAGCGAGCCGTGCACGCGCCGCGGAGGTCGAGGGTGTCTTTGCGGTGATAGCGCGCAGCGACGAG GACATGGCTTCTGGTAACGCTCACATCGGCAAGCCAGCCCCAGGCTTCCACGCCATGGCCGTGGTGGACGGAGCCTTCAAAGAGATCAAACTCTCCGACTACAGAG gcaagTACGTGGTGCTGTTCTTCTACCCGCTGGACTTCACCTTCGTCTGCCCCACCGAGATCATCGCCTTCAGCGAGCATGCCGAGGCTTTCCGCAAGCTGCACTGCGAAGTCCTGGGGGCCTCCGTGGACTCGCACTTCACCCACCTGGcctg GGTCAACACCCCGCggaaggagggggggctgggcacCATAAAGATCCCTCTGCTGTCAGATCTCACCCGCAGCATGGCCATGGACTATGGGGTGCTGAAGGAGGATGAGGGAATCGCCTAcag gGGCCTGTTTATCATCGACAGCAAGGGTGTCCTGCGCCAGATCACGGTCAACGACCTGCCGGTGGGGCGCTCGGTGGAGGAGGCGCTACGCCTGGTGCAGGCGTTCCAGTACACGGACACGCATGGGGAAG TGTGCCCGGCAGGCTGGCAACCTGGGAGCGACACCATCAAGCCCACAGTGAAGGACAGCAAGGACTACTTTGCCAAGCAGCACTGA
- the JUNB gene encoding transcription factor jun-B isoform X2 yields the protein MAVNLSEPYRGLKAQLHLRGQAAEEGGAFYTPAGLAEAGANSSLKLASPELERLIIQNSNGVITTTPTPGPYFYPRGATEEQEGFADGFVKALDDLHKMNHMTPPNVSIGAAASVASSVYGASLHQEPPPVYTNLTSYNPGTMTTSSTYPTANLSYLPQTHAYGGHSLATSLPSRVQVFKEEPQTVPDVQSPPVSPINMEDQERIKVERKRLRNRLAATKCRKRKLERIARLEDKVKTLKTENAGLSNTANVLRDQVAQLKQKVMNHVNNGCQLLLTVKMQSF from the coding sequence ATGGCTGTCAACCTCTCCGAGCCCTACCGGGGCCTCAAGGCACAGCTGCACCTCCGGGGCCAGGCGGCCGAGGAAGGAGGCGCCTTCTACACCCCCGCCGGCCTTGCCGAGGCGGGGGCCAACTCTTCGCTCAAGCTGGCCTCGCCGGAGCTGGAGCGGCTCATCATCCAGAACAGCAATGGGGTGATCACCACCACGCCCACCCCGGGCCCCTATTTCTACCCCCGGGGGGCCACAGAGGAGCAGGAGGGCTTTGCCGACGGCTTTGTGAAGGCCCTGGACGACTTGCACAAAATGAACCACATGACCCCGCCCAACGTCTCCATCGGCGCAGCTGCCTCGGTGGCCAGCAGTGTCTACGGGGCCTCCCTCCATCAAGAGCCGCCCCCCGTCTACACCAACCTGACCAGCTACAACCCCGGCACAATGACCACCTCCTCCACCTACCCCACCGCCAATCTCAGCTACCTGCCCCAGACCCACGCCTATGGGGGTCACTCCTTGGCCACCTCTCTCCCGTCCAGGGTGCAGGTGTTCAAGGAAGAGCCTCAGACTGTACCAGATGTCCAGTCGCCCCCTGTGTCTCCCATCAACATGGAAGATCAGGAGAGGATCAAGGTGGAAAGGAAGCGGCTGAGGAACCGGCTGGCGGCTACCAAgtgcaggaagaggaagctggaaAGGATAGCCCGGCTGGAAGACAAAGTCAAGACGCTGAAGACTGAGAATGCGGGACTGTCCAACACGGCTAATGTCCTGAGAGATCAGGTGGCCCAACTCAAGCAGAAAGTCATGAATCACGTGAACAATGGTTGCCAGTTGCTTTTGACTGTTAAAATGCAATCcttctga
- the JUNB gene encoding transcription factor jun-B isoform X1 — MCTKMEQPFYHDDSFLSGYGRAELSGPPDYKALKQNMAVNLSEPYRGLKAQLHLRGQAAEEGGAFYTPAGLAEAGANSSLKLASPELERLIIQNSNGVITTTPTPGPYFYPRGATEEQEGFADGFVKALDDLHKMNHMTPPNVSIGAAASVASSVYGASLHQEPPPVYTNLTSYNPGTMTTSSTYPTANLSYLPQTHAYGGHSLATSLPSRVQVFKEEPQTVPDVQSPPVSPINMEDQERIKVERKRLRNRLAATKCRKRKLERIARLEDKVKTLKTENAGLSNTANVLRDQVAQLKQKVMNHVNNGCQLLLTVKMQSF, encoded by the coding sequence ATGTGTACCAAAATGGAACAGCCGTTCTATCATGATGACTCCTTTCTTTCCGGCTACGGGCGTGCAGAGCTCAGCGGGCCCCCGGACTACAAGGCGCTGAAGCAGAACATGGCTGTCAACCTCTCCGAGCCCTACCGGGGCCTCAAGGCACAGCTGCACCTCCGGGGCCAGGCGGCCGAGGAAGGAGGCGCCTTCTACACCCCCGCCGGCCTTGCCGAGGCGGGGGCCAACTCTTCGCTCAAGCTGGCCTCGCCGGAGCTGGAGCGGCTCATCATCCAGAACAGCAATGGGGTGATCACCACCACGCCCACCCCGGGCCCCTATTTCTACCCCCGGGGGGCCACAGAGGAGCAGGAGGGCTTTGCCGACGGCTTTGTGAAGGCCCTGGACGACTTGCACAAAATGAACCACATGACCCCGCCCAACGTCTCCATCGGCGCAGCTGCCTCGGTGGCCAGCAGTGTCTACGGGGCCTCCCTCCATCAAGAGCCGCCCCCCGTCTACACCAACCTGACCAGCTACAACCCCGGCACAATGACCACCTCCTCCACCTACCCCACCGCCAATCTCAGCTACCTGCCCCAGACCCACGCCTATGGGGGTCACTCCTTGGCCACCTCTCTCCCGTCCAGGGTGCAGGTGTTCAAGGAAGAGCCTCAGACTGTACCAGATGTCCAGTCGCCCCCTGTGTCTCCCATCAACATGGAAGATCAGGAGAGGATCAAGGTGGAAAGGAAGCGGCTGAGGAACCGGCTGGCGGCTACCAAgtgcaggaagaggaagctggaaAGGATAGCCCGGCTGGAAGACAAAGTCAAGACGCTGAAGACTGAGAATGCGGGACTGTCCAACACGGCTAATGTCCTGAGAGATCAGGTGGCCCAACTCAAGCAGAAAGTCATGAATCACGTGAACAATGGTTGCCAGTTGCTTTTGACTGTTAAAATGCAATCcttctga